In the Pedobacter cryoconitis genome, GAAAAATGACCAATAATCAACTTACCAGCACCAACCTCCTTCGCCACCAACCCCGCCTGTAAAGCCGTCGTATGATGCGTCACATTAGCCCTCTCCAGCAAATCGTCCATAAACGTCGCCTCATGATACAACATCGTGCACCCGCGGATACTCTCCAGATAACTCCCATCCGCCATCGTATCCGAACAATAACAATAACTCTTAGGCACATCCGAATCAATCGTATAATCCGCATTCAAAATCACCTCACCACCCGGCAAAGTCAAATCCAAACCCTTCTTCAACAACTGATAATAATCCGCAGGAATATTCGCAGCCTCCAGCTTATCCACTAAAACCTTACGTAACCTCTTTTTCTCCGTAAACTTGAACCCCGTACACGGGATCCTGTGATTCAGCACAATCGTTTCTACCGTCAAATCCTGATTCTGGAAAATTACCCTCGGCTCATCCGCAACAATCGGACAAAACTCAATCTCAAACCTTAAACTCGTCTCAGAATACCTGAACTGAATCTCCAGTATCTCCATCAAAGCAGCCGGCGCGAATATCTGGAAAGGCTTAATACGACCATTTAAATTCATCGTAGAAAGCAAACCAATCAAACCAAAATAATGATCACCATGAAGATGACTAATAAAAGCAACATCAATCTTGCTCGCCTTAAAACCAAACCTGATTAACTGCTGCTGAGTACCCTCACCACAATCAATCAAATAAAACTTATCCTTACAATTTAAAAGCTGTGCTGACGGATTTCTATTAAAAACAGGAGTAGCAGAACTACTTCCTAAAATGGTAACCTCAAACTTCATTAATTTTCCTGATCAAAGCTCCCTAGTAATTCCTTCTCTATCTCTTCCATGAAGAACAAATCTTCCGCCTCATCCAGGTTGCCCACGATGTTTAATGACTGGTCAATAGACGACATTTCCAATAACCTGGCAATACACTCCGCTACCCCTGTAACCAGGAATAACCCATTTGCCTTTTTACAAAGCCTGTTGCCGACCAAAAGACAGCTCAGATCCTGTGAATCATCACAATCACTCACCATCGATAAGTCCAGGACGATATTACAATACCCCTCAGCATTCAACAAAATGAATTCGGATTTCAATCCCGGCGTATTCTCAGCAGTCAGACTACTTTCATCCAACCTGATTGCCACATACTTTTCGTGTTTATCTACTGAAAATTTCATAATATCCCCCTTTTTTTAAGATAACAAATTAAGCAATTAATTTGATAACAGACTTCCTAAAACATTCTGCTCAATCCTGTTCAGAATATCATCCTGCTCATTCTTTACAAACTGATCACCAGTAATCTGCTCATACAACTCAATATAACGCTCAGAAATCGAAGCAATAATTTCAGGAGTCATCACCGGGATCTCCTGTCCATCCTTACCCTGGAAACCATTCTCAATTAACCACTTGCGCACAAACTCCTTAGAAAGCTGTTTCTGCGGTGTATTTTCCGCCTGGCGCTCCTCATAACCCTCCGCATAAAAATAACGCGAAGAATCAGGCGTATGAATCTCATCAATCAAATAAATCTCCTCACCAATTTTACCAAACTCATACTTCGTATCCACTAAGATCAAACCACGTTCAGCAGCCATCTCAGTTCCTCTTTTATACAAAGCATAAGTATAATTCTCCAGCTGATCATAATCAACAATGGAAACAACTCCCTTCGCTAAAATATCTGCTCTGGAAATATCCTCATCATGCCCAACAGACGCCTTAGTCGTTGGCGTAATAATAGGCTGGGGCAATTTATCATTCTCCTTTAAACCATCCGGCAACGCTACACCGCACACACTTCTTTTACCCGCACTATACTCTCTCCACGCATGACCAGCAAGATAGCCCCTGATCACCATTTCTACCTTAAAAGGCTCACAAATGCGACCAATCGTCACCATTTCATCCGGTACAGCAATCACCCAATTCTGAACGATATCCGCTGTTGCCTTTAAAAACTTAGCCCCAATCTGATTTAACACCTGACCCTTGAAAGGAATAGCCTCAGGTAAAACCACATCAAATGCAGAAATCCTGTCAGTCACTACCATGGCCATCAAACGATGATCAATAGTATATACATCACGCACCTTACCCTTGTAAAAACTACTCTGTTTAGGAAAATTAAAATTTGTTTCTTTAATTGCTTTCATGTTGTTGATGGATCACATCAATTATTGTTTATAAATTACTGTATATCTCCGTATGCCTTCAATATCCTTTTCACCAGCTTATGCCTTACCACATCCTCCCCTGTCAGGTAAATGATTTCAATACCCGGAATATCATCCAGAATACGCAAAGCATTATGCAAACCCGACATCTGTTTCTTTGGTAAATCAATCTGCGTCACATCACCAGTAACGATGAACTTCGCAGAAGGCCCCATACGCGTTAAAAACATCTTCAACTGTAAATCCGTTGAATTCTGTGCCTCGTCCAAAATTACAAAACAATTATCCAAAGTACGGCCACGCATAAATGCAAGCGGTGCAATTTCAATCGTTCTGTTCTCTAAATACAACTTCAGCTTTTCTGCCGGGATCATATCATCAAGCGCATCATACAGCGGGCGAAGATAAGGATCTACTTTCTCTTTTAAATCACCAGGTAAAAAGCCTAAGCTCTCCCCAGCCTCTACAGCCGGCCTGGTCAGGATAATTCTTTTAATCTCTTTATTTTTCAATGCCCGTACAGCAAGCGCTACCGCCGTGTACGTTTTACCAGTCCCCGCAGGGCCGATTGCAAAAAGCACATCATTCTTCACAATGCTGTCAACCATCCGGCGCTGATTGGCCGTCCGGGCCTTGATCATCATACCGCTATTCCCGAAGACAATGACTTCTCCACCGCCACCACCATTCACTTTTTCCGGTGCAGCATCAGCACCATAAGCATCAGCGTTATATTTAAACGCTAAAATTGATTCAATATCACCCGGACTTAAAGAGCCATATTGCTCCAGATGTCCGACCAATTTACCAAACTTTTTCTCAAAGAGTTTCTGCTCACCTTCATCCCCTAACACCTTAACCTCGTTGCCTCTGGCAACAACTTTCAGTTTAGGGAATGCATGTTTGATCAACTCATAATGCTCGTTGTTCGCACCCCAGAATTGTACCGGATCTACTGTTTCTAATGTTAGTTTTAGTTCGTTCAAAATATTGTTTTTTAGATTGGAGTGTATATTTTGATATAAAAGTTGAATATTTGTAGCGCTTTACCGCATACGCAAGAATAAGAATAAATATTCAATTTTTAATGGCCATTATCACTTTAACAACAGATTTAGGATCCAAAGATTTTTATCAGGCTGCCCTCAAAGGCAGTATCCTGACGATCTTGCCTACAGCTACTATTGTTGATATTACCCATGAAGTTCCATCCTTCAATATCTCTTACGCAGCCTTTGTATTAAAGAATGTTTACCACTATTTCCCTAAAGGCACTGTGCATCTGATAGGTATAGATTCTGTCTTCAGTGAAAATACAAAATATATAGGATTAAAATACCACGATCATTATTTTGTCGGCGCCGATAACGGAATTTTTTCTTTACTATTTGACGGCAAACCCGATGAAATCGTAGAACTCAATATTATGCAGGATTTAAAATACCTGCACTTCCCGCTCGTTGATATTTTTGTTAAAGCAGCCATTCACCTCGCAAAAGGTGGAAAGCTGAAAGACATAGGTTTACCAACAGCAAACATCGAAGAAAAGATGCTGCTTAACCCAGTTATCGAACAAGATATGATCAGAGGAAGCGTAATTTATATTGACACTTTCTGCAACGTCATTACCAATATAACCAAAGAACTATTTACTAAAATACAGCGAAACAGAGACTTCACCCTCTTTTTTCGGAAAAGCGAAACCATTACCCAGCTCAGCTGGCACTACAACGAAGTTTCCGAAGGAGAGAAATTATGCCTTTTCGGGATCAGTAACCATTTGGAAATCGCCATTAACAAAGGCAAAGCAAGCGGGTTACTCGGCCTGCACCTGGGTGACATCGTTCGTATCCAGTTTCACCCCTAAGCCGGGTTAAAATTCAGCTGAATCAGCAGAAACCCCTTTTATAAACCAACATAAGGCACAGATTTTGCTTTATAGACCAAAATATTTTACTATGATCAGACCTCTCCTGCTATTTATATGTTTAAGCATTAGTATTAGTGCCTCAGCCGTACAAAGTGACACCTCTGCCTATCAAGTGCAACGCTCAAAGATAAACGCCCTGCTTGCAGAGCGAAGTGCCAAATTCGGTCAGTACGATTTAAGCCTGAGCGCAAGGACCGGAATCTTCGGCCTGCAAACTAAAAATGACCTGAAGAATTCTAATGAAATATTGCGAGGTATCATCCTGAATGACAATAACATATTCAGAGAACTTAAAGTATTAATGAACTATAAAGATCAAGAAGTACAACAAGTGCAAACCAATGCAGGTAACAACGCAAAACGTATTGAAAGCTATATGCAGGCTATCAAAAAATTACAAGAACAGAATGACGAACTGAAGAAAAAGACAGAAGTTATTACAGCAGAAAAAAATACAGAAACCTATTCCATTATTTTATTAATCCTGATTATTATTATCGGAAGTATCTTCTTCTACAGTAAAATCCGTAAAAAATCTTAAATACAATAATTAGTCAGCATGCCTACCAAAAACTTGGGCTCTATCCACGTAGACTTTGGAGGCATGGTCTTATTCGCATCCGCAACATTGATAATCTGTTCCACAGAAACCGCATACAATGTAAATGCCACTGCATAAAGACTATTGTCAACCATTTTCTGAATTTCCACTAAAGGCGTGATCCCTCCTTCAAAAGTTACCCTCGCATTGGTACGCGGATCATCAATCCCCAATACAGGGCCTAGAAGCTGATGCTGTAAAATACTCACATCCAGTAAATCTACAGGATCATTCGCATCATAAGCATCCTCTTTTGGAGATAAAACATACCACTGCTTATCCAAATACATTCCAATACGATGCAACTGATCCGGATCTACTGGCTCCTCAGATTTTTCAATTGTAAAAGCATGCTCCAGCCTGGATAGAAAATCTGCAGTCGTTAATCCATTCAAATCCCTTACCAGCCTGTTGAACTGTAAAACCCTGATTTCATCCGTATTCATAAATACAGTAGAGAAATAATCCATTTTTGACATGGCTGCCGCGCGATGATGACCATCTGCAATATATACAGCCTCTATCTGCCCTATTTCACTGGTAATTAAATTAATATCCGCCTCATCATCAATTAACCAAACCTTATGTCCGGTCAGATCCGTAAATATAAAATCAATGACCGGCAGCTCCTGCACATACTTTCCGATCAGTTCATCTATAGCCCGCACCGGATGGTACGTAATCAATACCGGATTTGCATCCAGCCCTGTATGATGCAAATAATCAGCCAGCTGCTTCTCCCTTCTTTCTACCGTTAGCTCATGCTTTTTAATGCTTCCATCCAGATAACTCTGCACATCACTTAAAGCCCACAAACCTTTCTGCGTAACCCCATTACAAGTAACCTGGTAAATATAATAACAAGACCGGTTAACCGGAACAAGCACATTACCACTCAAAAAAGAATCGAAGTTTTCAGCAATCTTCCGGAAGATTAGTTCCTGGCTCATATCACGCAAATAAGCATGGTCCAAAGCCGGACTAATTAAATGAAGAAAGCTATAATTGTTTTCAGAAGCGATTAACTTTGCCTCACCCATACTATAATACTCAAGGGGACGTGTTACCACAGAAGACTGCAAATGTGCAGCAGGAATAAGCGCTGAAAAAGGCTTTATTAAAGGCATGAAACAGGTGTTATTTGGTTTGGGACCGAATATAATCAAATCCCAAACCATTTAACTTATTTTCCTGTTTTAATAATTATTTTTTAAAATGTGCAATAATCAATGAAGCTAATTCTTCACCAATACGCTCCTGTGCTTCGTTCGTTGCAGCACCAATATGCGGTGTTAACGAAATTTTAGGATGCTTTAAAATCGCCTCTAAAGGAGTAGGCTCATTGTCAAACACATCTAATCCAGCAAAAGCAACTTTAGCACTATCCAGCGCATTAATCAATGCCTGCTCATCAATAGTACCACCTCTTGAACAATTCACCACACCGACTCCTGGTTTCATTAAATCGAACTCAGCAGCACCTAATATAGGACGGTCAGCAAAAGGCGTATGTAAAGTAATGAAATCACTATTTTTGATCACTTCTTCCAGACTTACTGTTTTCACAGGAATATCAAGACTTAAATCACCCTGAAACTTCAAAGTTAATTTACCATCAAAAGGATAAAGATCATAAGCAAGCACATTCATACCCAAGCCTAAAGCTAAAGTAGCCGTCTCTCTTCCAATTCTGCCAAAACCAATGATCCCCAAAGTTTTACCTCTAAGCTCAGTACCTTTCGCATAATCCTTTTTCAGTTTATTGAAACTTGTAGCCCCCTCAACAGGCATTTTGCGGTTAGCATCCTGTAAAAAACGGATACCAGTAAATAAATGTGCAAAAACCAATTCAGCAACAGACAAAGAAGAAGCAGCTGGCGTATTTACCACCGCACGACCTTGTTCACGCGCATAATCCACATCAATATTATCCATCCCTACTCCACCTCTGCCAATCAGCTTCAAATTTGGACAAGCATCAATTACATCTTTACGGACTTTCGTTGCGCTTCTAACCGTAATTGCATCATAATTTTGCAGGGCTTCAATCAATTTATCCTGAGCAACAGTTTCTGTATCTACAATAAAACCGGCTTCTTCTAACAATCGTTTTCCGATAGGATCGATCCCATCGTTTGCAAGTATCTTAATCATTAAATTTTATTTTGGGTGTTTCTCTGCAAAAACCTGCATCAATTCCACTAGTCTGTGTACGCTTGTAATTGGTAACGCATTGTAAATAGAAGCTCTGAATCCACCTACACTTCTATGTCCTTTAAGTCCTTCAACATCATTTTCTTCTACAAATTTCAGGAATGGTTTCTCCAGTTCAGGATTTTCCATCACAAAACAGATATTCATTCTTGAACGGTCTTCGACAACAGCAGTACCCTTAAATAAAGGATTTCTGTCAATCTCCATATATAAAGCATTCGCTTTCGCAATGTTCTCTTTTTCAATCTCCGCAACACCACCTTTAGATTTTAACCATCTCAGGTTCAACATTGCTACATAAATTGCAAAAACAGGAGGCGTATTGTACATAGAACCACCTTCAATATGAACCTTATAATCTAACATAGAAGGGATCTTATTGGTAGTTTTACCTAAAATCTCATCCTTAACGATTACTAAAACTGAACCAGCAGGGCCAATATTCTTTTGTGAACCAGCATAAATCAGATCGTATTGTGAAACATCGATCACTCTGCTCATAATGTCTGAAGACATATCGCAAACAACCGGCACTTTAGTTTCAGGCAAGCTGAACATTTCAGTACCATAAATTGTGTTATTCGAAGTACAATGGAAATACGCACTATCTTCAGGAATAGAATATCCCTTAGGTACATAGTTAAAGTTAGCGTCCTTTGAAGAAGCCACTACATTTGCAGTACCAAAGTTTTTCACTTCCTTAATAGCTTTGTTAGCCCATACACCAGTCTCCAGGTAAGTTGCAGTTTGCCCTTCGCTTAACAAGTTCATAGGAACCATGGCAAACTGTAAACTCGCACCACCCTGTAAGAATAAAACGGAGTATCCTTCCGGTACATTTAACAACTCTTTAACCAACTTAACAGCTTCAGCTAATACGGCCTCGAACTCTGGTGTACGGTGGGAAATCTCTAAAATCGATAACCCATCCTTAAAATCTAAAACGGCTTGTGACGCCTGTCTAAACACTTCCTGAGGTAAAATACAGGGGCCTGCTCCAAAATTATGTCTCATTTTATATGCTAATTAATTATTGTAAATGTAATTGTTTTATCCAAATAATATTTGGTTTTTTGAAATAACTACTAAACGAATGGATTTTATATACTGCGCAGAGCGGATGCTGATATATCCTTCATGGTCTCTATCATTTCCAAAGGCGACTCAGCGCTGAAAATAGCATTTCCAGCTACAAAAACATCAGCACCAGCAGCAATTAAATCACCCATGTTCTGGATACTCACACCACCGTCTACCTCAATCAGTAAACCCGGATTTACAGCAGCAGCCATTGCTTTCAGCCTTCTTATTTTGAGCAGCGTATTGGGGATAAACTGCTGTCCGCCAAAACCAGGATTCACAGACATGATCAATACCATATCCAATACCGGAAGGATATCAATCAGTAACTCTACAGGCGTATGCGGGTTGAGCGCCACACAAGCTTTCGCTCCGGTTTTATGGATCGCCTGAACCGTTTTGTTCAAATGCACACAAGCCTCATAATGTACCGTAATACTATTGGCACCTGCCGCTGCAAACTGCTCAATGTACAAATCAGGATTTACAATCATCAAATGGACATCCAAAGGCTTCTTTGCATGTTTTTTAAGCGCCTCCATCACTGGAAAACCGAAAGAAATGTTCGGCACAAATACGCCATCCATAATATCTACATGAAACCAATCTGCAGCGCTGGAATTAATCATTTCTATATCGCGTTGTAAATTGGCAAAATCAGCAGAAAGTACAGAGGGGGCAATCAGGTGTTTCATGTGGTTAAATTGTAATGCTATTGAGAAAGTAAATATAAAAAAATAACCCGTTTATAGCGCAAATTCATCTAGATAAAAGGTACATTCAGCCAAAATTGTAATTCAGAAAACGGACGTATAATTACGAAATCGTACACCTGCTGTTCATTTACGGGCAGTTTAAAATTCACAGGAATTAAAAATCGTCGTTTATGCCACCAACAACCACTTAGCAAGCAAATGGCATACGTTTAGCTTTTGGCACGAAAAGAATATAACCTCAATTACATGTTTAGACTTGACCTTAAAATAGCTTTACGGAGCCTTTGGAAAAATAAAGGATATACCATAATTAATATAGGAGGCCTGGCCATCGGGCTGGCCAGCTGTATGATCCTTTTACTCTATGTCGCCTACGAATGGAGTTACGACAAACAGTTCACGAACTATGATAAAACTTACGTCATTTATAACAACTCTAAAGCCAGCACACAAACCTTTAGCTGGGCATGGACACCAGGCGCTATGGCCGATGAAGTGCGGACTAAAATAACAGGCGTTGCCTATTCCTCCCACTCCACCTACCCACAAGAAGAACTGATCAGTAATGGAGAAAAGAACTTCAAGAAAAAAGCCGTTTACACAGACCCAACCTTCCTGAAAATATTTGATTACAAATTTATTAAAGGAAACCCAAATACAGTGCTAACCAACATCAACTCGGTTATTCTGACTAAGACCATGGCTAAAAATCTCTTTGGCGATGAAGACCCCATTAACAAAACAGTAAAATTACAGCATACCGAAGTCTTAAAAGTAGAAGCCGTAATTGAAGATGTTCCCATCAACAGCAGTATTCAATTCGACTACCTGATGCCTTATGCCCTATTTCTCAAACAAAATCCCTGGGCAAAAGACATCAATTGGGGAAATAGCATGTGCCTGACCGTAATTCAGCTTCAAAGCAATACCTTTTTTGACAAAGCCAACAGTCAGATCAGGGATATTTTCAAAAACCACTCCAAAGACGCTACCAATGTAGGGCTGATGCATCCTTTAGCCAAATGGCATTTATACGATAATTTTGAGAACGGAAAATCCGTTGGAGGCAAAATAGATCAGCTCAGGATATTTCTGATCCTGGCCTTCTGTATACTTTTAATTGCCTGTGTAAACTTCATGAACCTTTCTACAGCCAAATCAGAAAAAAGAGCTAAAGAAGTTGGCGTCAGAAAGGCTATTGGCTCTTCAAGAGGAGCCCTGATTGGTCAGTTTATGATAGAATCTGTTTTACTCTCTTTTATGGCGATGCTGGTTGCTTTTATTTTAATGGAGATCAGTCTTCCCTACTTTAATGCCCTGTTAAACATTAAACTGACTATCAATTATTACAATTGGATATTCTGGGTAGTGCTCATCAGCCTCACTGCATTCACAGGCTTTATAGCAGGAAGTTATCCAGCATTTTACCTCTCCTCCTTTGAACCCGTTAAAGTACTAAAGAGCTTCAGTACCGCAGGCAGCTCATCCCTTTCCGTAAGAAAAGCTTTAGTGGTCTTTCAATTCGTATTTGCAGCTTCTTTAATCATCTGTACAATCGTTATTTATCAGCAGCTCAACTTTATTAAAAACAAACCAATAGGTTATAACAGGGCCAGTTTAATAGAAATACCCATACAAGGAAATCTTGCAGGCAAAGAAAAACTAGCACTCTTAAAAGAAAAGTTACTTAAAACAGGAGCAGTTACCGGCGTAACCGCCTTTAGCAGAAGTATAAGTGAAGGCGGAAACAACACCTTTAACGTTTCCTGGCCAGGTAAAAACCCTAAAGAAGATGTCTTGTTCAATCACCGTGATGCAGGAGAAGATTTTGCAAAAACTGTGGGTTCCGAAATGGTCAATGGCAGAGATTTTTCTGCCCAATTTACCGCAGATTCTACCAATATAGTGGTTAATCAAGCAGCAGTGAAAGTAATGGGCTTGAAAAAACCCATAGGTACAGTTATCAATATTATGGGTAAACCCTTTACCATTATCGGTGTAATGAAAGACTTTGTCATGGAATCTCCCTACAAAAATGCAGCTCCTATGTTTATCAGCAATCGCATTGAGGGCGCTACTTATGTGATCGCCAAACTGAATCCTGCACAAAGCATCCTGAACGCGACCACAAAAGTTGACGAGGTAGTTAAAGCATTAAACCCTAATTTCCCGGTAGACAGGAAGTTTGTAGAGGATAGCTTCCAGCAGAAATTCCAGGATGAACGCTTATTAGGTATTCTATCTAACTGGTTTGGTGGCTTCGCTATTTTCATTTCCTGCCTTGGCTTATTAGGACTTGCCCTGTTCATGGCAGAACAAAGAAAAAAAGAAATCAGTATCCGTAAAGTTCTGGGCGCAACCACGCTGAATATCCTGACACTGCTCAACAAAGACTTCATTAAACTGGTCGCCATCGCTAACCTGATTGCCTTTCCCCTATCCTATATTATTATCAGCAAATGGTTATCAGCCTTTGAATTTAATGTAGGGATAACCATTCTGCCCTTTGCCATAGCTACAGGCTTGTCCCTGATCATCGCTATACTCACCGTTAGTGTACAATCAGTAAAAGTTGCCAAAGCTACCCCTATAGACTCCTTAAAACACGAATAGAGAAGATCTTAAACATAAAAAAACGCCTCACGAGATATTCGTGAGGCGTTTCCTATTTATATGTTAATGATAAACTAAGCAGGCTTAGTCTCTACACCTTCTGGTTTCGGAGGACGAGGCAATAAAGCTTTTCTGGAAAGTTTCATTTTACCTTGTTTATCAATATCTAACAATTTAACCTGGATTTTGTCACCTTCTTTAAGGACACCATCCATAGTTTCTAAACGTTCCCAGGCAATCTCAGAAATGTGAAGTAAACCATCTTTACCTGGCATAATCTCAACGAAAGCACCAAACGGCATGATAGATTTTACTTTACCATCATAAGTAGCACCTATGTCTGGTTTAGCAGCGATTGCGTTAATACGTTTAACAGCAGCATCAATAGCAGCTTTATTATCCGCGAAGATTTCAACGATACCTTTGTTACCAACCTCTTCAATAGAGATAGATGCGCCAGTTTCACGTTGCATTTC is a window encoding:
- a CDS encoding ribonuclease Z, whose translation is MKFEVTILGSSSATPVFNRNPSAQLLNCKDKFYLIDCGEGTQQQLIRFGFKASKIDVAFISHLHGDHYFGLIGLLSTMNLNGRIKPFQIFAPAALMEILEIQFRYSETSLRFEIEFCPIVADEPRVIFQNQDLTVETIVLNHRIPCTGFKFTEKKRLRKVLVDKLEAANIPADYYQLLKKGLDLTLPGGEVILNADYTIDSDVPKSYCYCSDTMADGSYLESIRGCTMLYHEATFMDDLLERANVTHHTTALQAGLVAKEVGAGKLIIGHFSSRYKALLPLLEEAQGVFENTALALEGVTFTV
- a CDS encoding STAS domain-containing protein, whose translation is MKFSVDKHEKYVAIRLDESSLTAENTPGLKSEFILLNAEGYCNIVLDLSMVSDCDDSQDLSCLLVGNRLCKKANGLFLVTGVAECIARLLEMSSIDQSLNIVGNLDEAEDLFFMEEIEKELLGSFDQEN
- a CDS encoding phosphoribosylaminoimidazolesuccinocarboxamide synthase translates to MKAIKETNFNFPKQSSFYKGKVRDVYTIDHRLMAMVVTDRISAFDVVLPEAIPFKGQVLNQIGAKFLKATADIVQNWVIAVPDEMVTIGRICEPFKVEMVIRGYLAGHAWREYSAGKRSVCGVALPDGLKENDKLPQPIITPTTKASVGHDEDISRADILAKGVVSIVDYDQLENYTYALYKRGTEMAAERGLILVDTKYEFGKIGEEIYLIDEIHTPDSSRYFYAEGYEERQAENTPQKQLSKEFVRKWLIENGFQGKDGQEIPVMTPEIIASISERYIELYEQITGDQFVKNEQDDILNRIEQNVLGSLLSN
- a CDS encoding PhoH family protein codes for the protein MNELKLTLETVDPVQFWGANNEHYELIKHAFPKLKVVARGNEVKVLGDEGEQKLFEKKFGKLVGHLEQYGSLSPGDIESILAFKYNADAYGADAAPEKVNGGGGGEVIVFGNSGMMIKARTANQRRMVDSIVKNDVLFAIGPAGTGKTYTAVALAVRALKNKEIKRIILTRPAVEAGESLGFLPGDLKEKVDPYLRPLYDALDDMIPAEKLKLYLENRTIEIAPLAFMRGRTLDNCFVILDEAQNSTDLQLKMFLTRMGPSAKFIVTGDVTQIDLPKKQMSGLHNALRILDDIPGIEIIYLTGEDVVRHKLVKRILKAYGDIQ
- a CDS encoding SAM hydrolase/SAM-dependent halogenase family protein, whose translation is MAIITLTTDLGSKDFYQAALKGSILTILPTATIVDITHEVPSFNISYAAFVLKNVYHYFPKGTVHLIGIDSVFSENTKYIGLKYHDHYFVGADNGIFSLLFDGKPDEIVELNIMQDLKYLHFPLVDIFVKAAIHLAKGGKLKDIGLPTANIEEKMLLNPVIEQDMIRGSVIYIDTFCNVITNITKELFTKIQRNRDFTLFFRKSETITQLSWHYNEVSEGEKLCLFGISNHLEIAINKGKASGLLGLHLGDIVRIQFHP
- a CDS encoding DUF1015 domain-containing protein, with the protein product MPLIKPFSALIPAAHLQSSVVTRPLEYYSMGEAKLIASENNYSFLHLISPALDHAYLRDMSQELIFRKIAENFDSFLSGNVLVPVNRSCYYIYQVTCNGVTQKGLWALSDVQSYLDGSIKKHELTVERREKQLADYLHHTGLDANPVLITYHPVRAIDELIGKYVQELPVIDFIFTDLTGHKVWLIDDEADINLITSEIGQIEAVYIADGHHRAAAMSKMDYFSTVFMNTDEIRVLQFNRLVRDLNGLTTADFLSRLEHAFTIEKSEEPVDPDQLHRIGMYLDKQWYVLSPKEDAYDANDPVDLLDVSILQHQLLGPVLGIDDPRTNARVTFEGGITPLVEIQKMVDNSLYAVAFTLYAVSVEQIINVADANKTMPPKSTWIEPKFLVGMLTNYCI
- a CDS encoding D-2-hydroxyacid dehydrogenase, which encodes MIKILANDGIDPIGKRLLEEAGFIVDTETVAQDKLIEALQNYDAITVRSATKVRKDVIDACPNLKLIGRGGVGMDNIDVDYAREQGRAVVNTPAASSLSVAELVFAHLFTGIRFLQDANRKMPVEGATSFNKLKKDYAKGTELRGKTLGIIGFGRIGRETATLALGLGMNVLAYDLYPFDGKLTLKFQGDLSLDIPVKTVSLEEVIKNSDFITLHTPFADRPILGAAEFDLMKPGVGVVNCSRGGTIDEQALINALDSAKVAFAGLDVFDNEPTPLEAILKHPKISLTPHIGAATNEAQERIGEELASLIIAHFKK
- the serC gene encoding 3-phosphoserine/phosphohydroxythreonine transaminase, which encodes MRHNFGAGPCILPQEVFRQASQAVLDFKDGLSILEISHRTPEFEAVLAEAVKLVKELLNVPEGYSVLFLQGGASLQFAMVPMNLLSEGQTATYLETGVWANKAIKEVKNFGTANVVASSKDANFNYVPKGYSIPEDSAYFHCTSNNTIYGTEMFSLPETKVPVVCDMSSDIMSRVIDVSQYDLIYAGSQKNIGPAGSVLVIVKDEILGKTTNKIPSMLDYKVHIEGGSMYNTPPVFAIYVAMLNLRWLKSKGGVAEIEKENIAKANALYMEIDRNPLFKGTAVVEDRSRMNICFVMENPELEKPFLKFVEENDVEGLKGHRSVGGFRASIYNALPITSVHRLVELMQVFAEKHPK
- the rpe gene encoding ribulose-phosphate 3-epimerase, with product MKHLIAPSVLSADFANLQRDIEMINSSAADWFHVDIMDGVFVPNISFGFPVMEALKKHAKKPLDVHLMIVNPDLYIEQFAAAGANSITVHYEACVHLNKTVQAIHKTGAKACVALNPHTPVELLIDILPVLDMVLIMSVNPGFGGQQFIPNTLLKIRRLKAMAAAVNPGLLIEVDGGVSIQNMGDLIAAGADVFVAGNAIFSAESPLEMIETMKDISASALRSI
- a CDS encoding ABC transporter permease, with product MFRLDLKIALRSLWKNKGYTIINIGGLAIGLASCMILLLYVAYEWSYDKQFTNYDKTYVIYNNSKASTQTFSWAWTPGAMADEVRTKITGVAYSSHSTYPQEELISNGEKNFKKKAVYTDPTFLKIFDYKFIKGNPNTVLTNINSVILTKTMAKNLFGDEDPINKTVKLQHTEVLKVEAVIEDVPINSSIQFDYLMPYALFLKQNPWAKDINWGNSMCLTVIQLQSNTFFDKANSQIRDIFKNHSKDATNVGLMHPLAKWHLYDNFENGKSVGGKIDQLRIFLILAFCILLIACVNFMNLSTAKSEKRAKEVGVRKAIGSSRGALIGQFMIESVLLSFMAMLVAFILMEISLPYFNALLNIKLTINYYNWIFWVVLISLTAFTGFIAGSYPAFYLSSFEPVKVLKSFSTAGSSSLSVRKALVVFQFVFAASLIICTIVIYQQLNFIKNKPIGYNRASLIEIPIQGNLAGKEKLALLKEKLLKTGAVTGVTAFSRSISEGGNNTFNVSWPGKNPKEDVLFNHRDAGEDFAKTVGSEMVNGRDFSAQFTADSTNIVVNQAAVKVMGLKKPIGTVINIMGKPFTIIGVMKDFVMESPYKNAAPMFISNRIEGATYVIAKLNPAQSILNATTKVDEVVKALNPNFPVDRKFVEDSFQQKFQDERLLGILSNWFGGFAIFISCLGLLGLALFMAEQRKKEISIRKVLGATTLNILTLLNKDFIKLVAIANLIAFPLSYIIISKWLSAFEFNVGITILPFAIATGLSLIIAILTVSVQSVKVAKATPIDSLKHE